A stretch of the Chitinophaga sp. Cy-1792 genome encodes the following:
- a CDS encoding branched-chain amino acid aminotransferase — MMVTKSAVREEAEKKIKVTKTEHSRIGEIDFNNLVFGKKYADHMLVADFDGKEWINAEIVPFQNLSVSPSNAAWHYGQAIFEGIKAYKDPQENPMIFRPYDNYKRFNLSAERMGMPSVPEWLFIGGMDMLIDMDRNWVPTGEGCSLYLRPFMIAADEFIGVRPSETYKFAIINSPSGPYFNKPIKLLVQDKYVRAFPGGVGFAKAAGNYGGAMYPTMQAKQKGFDQILWVDGFEHKYLQECGTMNVFAIIGNTAVTPDLTQGTILEGVTRNSVMDVLKDMGLIVEERPVSIDELVTAYNNGTLREVFGTGTAASVAYVEQLDYLDNQLKLDTTKYEVGAEVIRRLDGIRTGKAADTRNWNYIVGE; from the coding sequence ATGATGGTAACTAAATCAGCAGTAAGGGAAGAAGCTGAAAAGAAGATCAAAGTCACCAAAACCGAGCACAGCAGAATAGGTGAGATAGATTTTAATAATCTGGTATTTGGTAAGAAATATGCCGACCATATGTTGGTGGCAGATTTCGATGGTAAAGAGTGGATTAACGCAGAAATTGTCCCTTTCCAGAATCTTTCAGTAAGTCCTTCCAATGCTGCATGGCATTACGGCCAGGCTATATTTGAGGGTATTAAGGCCTACAAGGACCCACAGGAAAATCCAATGATTTTCCGCCCTTATGATAACTATAAGCGCTTCAACCTGTCCGCCGAAAGAATGGGTATGCCTTCCGTTCCGGAATGGCTGTTCATCGGTGGTATGGATATGTTGATCGATATGGACCGCAACTGGGTACCAACCGGCGAAGGTTGCTCCCTCTACCTGCGTCCGTTCATGATCGCCGCAGACGAGTTCATCGGGGTACGTCCTTCCGAAACTTACAAATTTGCTATTATCAATTCTCCATCCGGCCCATACTTTAATAAGCCTATTAAATTACTGGTGCAGGATAAATATGTACGTGCCTTCCCTGGTGGCGTAGGTTTTGCAAAAGCTGCCGGTAACTACGGCGGTGCCATGTATCCTACCATGCAGGCTAAACAGAAAGGTTTCGACCAGATCCTCTGGGTAGATGGTTTTGAACACAAATACCTGCAGGAATGCGGTACCATGAACGTTTTCGCTATCATCGGCAACACTGCCGTTACGCCAGACCTGACCCAGGGAACCATCCTGGAAGGTGTTACCCGTAACAGCGTAATGGACGTATTGAAAGATATGGGCCTCATCGTTGAAGAACGCCCGGTTTCCATCGATGAACTGGTAACCGCATATAATAATGGTACACTCCGCGAAGTATTTGGTACCGGTACCGCTGCCAGCGTAGCCTATGTAGAACAACTGGACTACCTGGACAACCAGCTGAAACTGGACACCACTAAATATGAAGTAGGTGCCGAAGTTATCCGCCGCCTCGATGGTATCCGTACCGGAAAAGCAGC
- a CDS encoding thioesterase family protein, whose amino-acid sequence MARIKIDLPAQFSFSITIPVRIQDVNYGGHVGNDAILSIMHEARIQYLQQLGYKELDHSTNTGLIMADVAIAYKGEAFHGDIFKVEVAAGEFSTFGFELFYRITTTRDEKQITVAEGKTGMVCFDYNTRKVAKLSAEMKASLEK is encoded by the coding sequence ATGGCAAGAATTAAAATAGATCTACCTGCGCAATTCAGTTTTAGTATAACCATTCCCGTTAGGATCCAGGATGTAAATTATGGCGGCCATGTGGGCAATGATGCTATTCTGTCTATCATGCATGAAGCCAGAATACAATACCTGCAACAGCTGGGCTATAAAGAGCTGGACCACAGTACCAACACCGGTTTGATCATGGCAGATGTGGCTATCGCCTATAAAGGCGAAGCATTCCATGGGGATATCTTTAAAGTGGAGGTTGCAGCCGGAGAGTTTAGTACTTTCGGATTTGAACTTTTTTACCGCATTACCACTACCAGGGATGAAAAGCAGATCACTGTAGCTGAAGGAAAAACAGGTATGGTATGTTTTGATTACAACACACGTAAAGTAGCGAAGCTTTCAGCAGAAATGAAAGCCAGCCTGGAAAAATAA
- a CDS encoding nitroreductase — MIDTTTAATLVDNLISSRRNIKPTSMNGKKIADETINELLQSADWAPTHGYTEPWYFVVYGGDKVQEFCTAHADLYKQYTPAEKFISGNYDKLKSQGDLASHVIAICMKRGNKPNIPVVEEVAAVACGVQNMWLSAHARHIAAYWGTGGMTLHPAMKDYLGLGEEDQVLGLFYLGYTDEPAVAGKRVKPVSEKVKWM; from the coding sequence ATGATCGATACAACAACAGCAGCCACCCTGGTGGACAATCTAATCAGCAGTCGCCGCAACATCAAGCCGACCAGTATGAACGGTAAGAAAATCGCGGATGAGACAATCAATGAACTGTTACAGAGCGCTGACTGGGCGCCTACTCACGGCTATACCGAGCCATGGTATTTTGTAGTGTATGGCGGCGACAAAGTACAGGAATTCTGTACAGCGCATGCTGATCTCTACAAACAATATACGCCTGCGGAAAAATTCATTTCCGGCAACTATGATAAGCTGAAATCGCAGGGCGACCTGGCTTCTCACGTTATCGCGATCTGTATGAAGCGCGGTAATAAGCCGAATATTCCGGTAGTGGAAGAAGTGGCAGCTGTAGCCTGCGGCGTGCAGAATATGTGGCTGAGTGCACATGCCCGCCATATTGCAGCTTACTGGGGAACCGGCGGTATGACGCTTCACCCTGCCATGAAAGATTACCTGGGCCTGGGAGAGGAAGACCAGGTGTTGGGCTTATTCTACCTGGGTTACACAGATGAGCCTGCAGTTGCCGGCAAACGTGTTAAGCCAGTCAGTGAGAAAGTAAAATGGATGTAA
- the rdgB gene encoding RdgB/HAM1 family non-canonical purine NTP pyrophosphatase, with the protein MKLIFATNNENKVKEFKSLVGNNFDIITLQDAGIDIDIPEPHDTLEANALEKSETIYRMTGTNCFGEDTGLEITALNGAPGVLSARYAGEQKLAADNITKVLQEMEGVTNREAQFRTVLSLILDGKEYQFEGICKGHITTAVQGEKGFGYDPIFVPEGASKSFAEMDLAEKNQYSHRAKAHHLFAEFLKSVNA; encoded by the coding sequence ATGAAATTAATTTTTGCGACGAACAACGAGAACAAGGTAAAAGAGTTTAAGTCATTGGTTGGCAACAACTTCGATATCATTACATTACAGGATGCCGGTATTGACATCGACATACCGGAACCACATGATACCCTGGAAGCCAATGCCCTTGAGAAATCCGAAACCATTTACAGAATGACCGGCACCAATTGCTTCGGAGAAGATACCGGCCTGGAAATTACCGCCCTGAACGGTGCACCAGGTGTATTATCTGCAAGATATGCCGGTGAGCAGAAGCTGGCGGCAGACAATATCACTAAGGTATTGCAGGAAATGGAAGGAGTTACCAACAGGGAAGCACAGTTCCGTACCGTATTGTCATTGATACTGGATGGTAAGGAATATCAGTTTGAAGGGATCTGCAAAGGCCATATTACTACTGCTGTGCAGGGTGAAAAAGGGTTTGGCTATGATCCTATCTTTGTTCCGGAAGGTGCCAGCAAATCTTTTGCAGAAATGGACCTGGCAGAGAAAAACCAATATAGTCACCGTGCGAAGGCGCATCATCTGTTTGCCGAATTCCTGAAATCTGTAAACGCATAA